In a single window of the Saccharothrix australiensis genome:
- a CDS encoding AfsR/SARP family transcriptional regulator: protein MIRFRLLGPLTVEADGEVVTLTAPMQRRVLALLLLQSDSVVLVGRLVEELWGDRPPLSARTTLQTYVYQLRKLLGAREPIPCPRGAERGGALLTRLGGYQFRLGEGDELDVHDFERLLAKARTLHGEGLLEDAAAVLRSALDLWSGPPLADIDRGPLLDAEATRLEESRKAALELRLEIDLQTGHHLEVISELTSLVGGEPTHEGFAAKLMLALVRAGRRTDALEVYQRSRAALVAELGLEPSGDMRRLHQLILSDDGDLSGQLSRVGAPAPATVLAVPAQLPPDVRDFVGREAELARVRAMLAGPDGGDGLRMVEVCGAPGIGNSAFALHLAHQLRGSYPDGQFYAQVGDTESGGESTTEILGRFLRGCGVPPERLPTRELELGSMFRTWTADRRVLVVLDDIPSASLVRVLQPSGSACAMVWTSRSRLPGLPAAGMVELPPLSTAEGLRLLGDEIGRHRVDTERADAERLVELCDHLPLAIRAAARKLAGRPQWPLSRFVDRLRDPSARLAALGWGGDRLLTSLRHTCERLSAPAATAVRLLGSRGLRTVTADGLAAQLGGTPAAAEAVLDQLVDARLVREQVHGGEFRYRVPTLVSLAAAQLAADHRGAAGPRAALPVRALAHAAD from the coding sequence GTGATCCGTTTCCGGCTGCTCGGTCCGCTCACCGTCGAGGCCGATGGCGAGGTCGTCACGCTCACGGCGCCCATGCAGCGACGGGTGCTCGCGCTGCTGCTGCTCCAGAGCGACAGCGTCGTCCTGGTCGGCCGGCTGGTGGAGGAGTTGTGGGGCGACCGCCCGCCGCTGAGCGCGCGTACCACCCTGCAGACCTACGTCTACCAGCTGCGCAAGCTCCTCGGCGCCCGTGAGCCGATCCCCTGCCCGAGAGGGGCCGAACGGGGCGGCGCGCTGCTCACGAGGCTCGGCGGCTACCAGTTCCGCCTGGGCGAGGGTGACGAGCTGGACGTCCACGACTTCGAGCGACTGCTCGCCAAGGCCCGCACGTTGCACGGCGAGGGGCTGCTCGAGGACGCCGCCGCGGTGCTGCGCTCCGCGCTCGACCTGTGGTCCGGCCCGCCGCTGGCCGACATCGACCGCGGGCCGCTGCTCGACGCGGAGGCGACCCGCCTGGAGGAGAGCCGCAAGGCCGCGCTGGAGCTGCGCCTGGAGATCGACCTCCAGACCGGCCACCACCTGGAGGTGATCAGCGAGCTCACCTCGCTGGTCGGCGGTGAGCCGACGCACGAGGGGTTCGCGGCGAAGCTGATGCTCGCGCTCGTGCGGGCCGGGCGGCGCACCGACGCGCTGGAGGTCTACCAGCGCTCGCGCGCGGCGCTCGTCGCCGAACTGGGCCTGGAGCCCTCGGGTGACATGCGCAGGCTGCACCAGTTGATCCTCAGCGACGACGGCGACCTCTCCGGGCAGTTGAGCCGGGTCGGGGCGCCGGCGCCGGCCACCGTGCTCGCCGTGCCCGCCCAACTCCCACCGGACGTGCGCGACTTCGTCGGCCGGGAGGCCGAGCTGGCGCGGGTGCGGGCCATGCTCGCCGGGCCGGACGGCGGCGACGGGCTGCGCATGGTGGAGGTCTGCGGCGCGCCGGGGATCGGCAACTCGGCCTTCGCGCTGCACCTGGCGCACCAGTTGCGGGGCTCCTACCCGGACGGGCAGTTCTACGCCCAGGTCGGTGACACGGAGTCCGGGGGCGAGAGCACGACCGAGATCCTGGGGCGGTTCCTGCGCGGCTGCGGCGTGCCGCCGGAGCGGCTGCCCACCCGCGAGTTGGAGCTGGGCAGCATGTTCCGCACCTGGACCGCCGACCGCCGGGTGCTCGTGGTGCTCGACGACATCCCGTCCGCGTCCCTGGTGCGCGTGCTCCAGCCGAGCGGATCGGCCTGCGCGATGGTGTGGACGAGCCGCAGCCGGCTGCCCGGCCTGCCCGCGGCCGGGATGGTCGAGCTGCCCCCGCTGAGCACCGCCGAGGGACTGCGGCTGCTGGGCGACGAGATCGGGCGGCACCGGGTCGACACCGAACGCGCGGACGCCGAACGCCTCGTCGAGCTGTGCGACCACCTGCCGCTGGCCATCCGCGCGGCGGCCCGCAAGCTCGCCGGGCGGCCGCAGTGGCCGCTGAGCCGGTTCGTCGACCGGCTGCGCGACCCGTCGGCGCGGTTGGCCGCCCTCGGCTGGGGCGGCGACCGGTTGCTGACCAGCCTGCGCCACACCTGCGAGCGGCTGTCCGCCCCGGCCGCGACGGCGGTCCGGCTGCTCGGGAGCCGCGGACTGCGGACGGTCACCGCCGACGGGCTGGCCGCCCAGCTCGGCGGCACGCCTGCCGCCGCGGAAGCCGTGCTGGACCAGCTCGTCGACGCCCGGCTGGTCCGGGAACAGGTCCACGGCGGCGAATTCCGCTACCGCGTGCCCACGCTGGTGTCGCTGGCCGCCGCCCAGCTCGCCGCCGACCACCGCGGGGCCGCGGGACCGCGTGCGGCGCTCCCGGTGCGCGCCCTCGCGCACGCCGCGGACTGA
- a CDS encoding class I SAM-dependent methyltransferase, giving the protein MTGASDDIGDRTTGDAVGRWALAEELIAAAAAGGRALDGVLRTRGARACAEVLLGEIRDRLRRVTPPADGTRLRVSLHHGEERVGEVLRFGPAGVRPGPAAEVADAEVAWDVVELAALLYGNLDPRAAHGWDFDPRWVDEVRAGVDRVRAGELPAAAVAGDFDARVRAVAAAAHALRAAVAPTGTSLEDLAVRFGSDKWGHHHWYARHYDRHFRPFREQPVRVLEIGIGGYADPDSGGASLRMWEQYFRRGLVFGLDVHDKRGLDTARVRTLRGDQGDAATLAAIAAEHGPFDIVIDDGSHRNEHVLTSFGALFPHVREEGLYVVEDLQTSYWPAYGGDPVDRASPSTAAGFFKSLVDELNHREWANDPEHSSSYAARHVTSLTFYHNIVFVTKGTNGENGWPRWAREPLRDGLG; this is encoded by the coding sequence ATGACCGGAGCCAGCGACGACATCGGTGATCGCACCACGGGGGACGCGGTCGGGCGCTGGGCCCTCGCCGAGGAGCTGATCGCGGCCGCGGCCGCGGGCGGTCGCGCGCTCGACGGCGTCCTGCGGACCCGCGGCGCCCGTGCCTGCGCGGAGGTGCTGCTCGGTGAGATCCGCGACCGGCTGCGCCGCGTCACCCCGCCCGCCGACGGGACCCGCCTGCGCGTGTCGCTGCACCACGGCGAGGAGCGGGTCGGGGAGGTGCTGCGGTTCGGCCCGGCGGGCGTGCGGCCCGGTCCGGCGGCCGAGGTCGCCGACGCCGAGGTGGCCTGGGACGTCGTCGAGCTGGCCGCCCTGCTGTACGGCAACCTGGACCCGCGGGCCGCCCACGGCTGGGACTTCGACCCGCGCTGGGTCGACGAGGTCAGGGCCGGGGTGGACCGCGTCCGCGCCGGCGAGCTGCCCGCCGCGGCGGTGGCCGGGGACTTCGACGCGCGGGTCCGCGCGGTGGCCGCCGCGGCGCACGCCCTGCGCGCCGCGGTCGCGCCCACCGGCACGTCGCTGGAGGACCTGGCCGTCCGGTTCGGCTCCGACAAGTGGGGGCACCACCACTGGTACGCCCGGCACTACGACCGCCACTTCCGGCCGTTCCGCGAGCAGCCGGTGCGCGTGCTGGAGATCGGCATCGGCGGCTATGCGGACCCGGACTCGGGCGGGGCCTCGCTGCGCATGTGGGAGCAGTACTTCCGGCGGGGTCTGGTATTCGGCTTGGACGTCCACGACAAGCGCGGTCTGGACACCGCGCGCGTCCGGACGCTGCGCGGAGATCAGGGCGATGCCGCCACCCTCGCCGCGATCGCCGCCGAGCACGGGCCGTTCGACATCGTCATCGACGACGGCAGCCACCGCAACGAGCACGTGCTCACCTCATTCGGTGCACTGTTCCCGCACGTCCGCGAGGAGGGGCTCTACGTGGTCGAGGATCTGCAAACCTCGTACTGGCCCGCTTACGGCGGCGATCCCGTCGACCGCGCCTCGCCGTCGACCGCAGCGGGATTCTTCAAGAGCCTCGTCGACGAGCTGAACCACCGCGAGTGGGCGAATGATCCCGAGCATTCCTCATCGTACGCCGCACGCCACGTGACGAGCCTGACATTCTATCACAACATCGTTTTCGTCACCAAAGGAACCAATGGTGAGAACGGTTGGCCCAGGTGGGCTCGTGAGCCGCTGCGCGACGGGCTCGGCTGA
- a CDS encoding acyl carrier protein: MADEDTRTDLVERLLNFTRNDLLGDREIEDLTARTPLLEWGVLNSMQTARLVAWIREELGVRIPPARIVSRNFRTLETVADLVLSLREGAA, encoded by the coding sequence ATGGCTGACGAAGACACCCGGACCGACCTCGTGGAGCGATTGTTGAATTTCACGAGGAACGACCTCCTCGGCGATCGCGAAATCGAAGACCTCACCGCGCGGACACCCCTGCTCGAATGGGGTGTGCTCAATTCGATGCAGACCGCCAGGCTGGTCGCCTGGATTCGCGAGGAACTGGGCGTGCGCATTCCGCCCGCGCGGATCGTGAGCCGCAACTTCCGCACCCTGGAGACCGTGGCCGACCTCGTGCTGTCCCTGCGGGAGGGGGCGGCCTGA
- a CDS encoding cupin domain-containing protein gives MRRVVTGLDENGRSTVVEDGPPRAVFHISGEDADHLVIEALPDVPDRLPPRQTAVAELWATAHAPAERTAPDLTAGLETFRSVLPGTGFTWRFTRWGRDVESGFHTTETLDLIHVLSGRIELLLDDRSVALEAGDSVVIPGLRHAWRTGDSEPTLLQFMQNLA, from the coding sequence ATGCGCAGGGTCGTGACCGGGCTCGACGAGAACGGCCGCTCCACGGTGGTGGAGGACGGGCCGCCGCGGGCGGTGTTCCACATCTCCGGCGAGGACGCCGACCACCTCGTCATCGAAGCGCTGCCGGACGTGCCGGACCGGCTGCCCCCGCGGCAGACCGCCGTCGCCGAGCTGTGGGCGACCGCGCACGCGCCCGCCGAGCGGACCGCGCCCGACCTGACCGCCGGGCTGGAGACGTTCCGCAGCGTCCTACCCGGCACCGGGTTCACCTGGCGGTTCACCCGCTGGGGGCGCGACGTCGAGTCGGGCTTCCACACCACCGAGACCCTCGACCTGATCCACGTGCTCTCCGGCCGGATCGAGCTGCTGCTCGACGACCGCTCGGTGGCGCTGGAGGCGGGTGACTCGGTGGTCATCCCCGGCCTGCGGCACGCGTGGCGCACCGGTGACTCGGAACCGACCCTCCTGCAGTTCATGCAGAACCTCGCCTGA
- a CDS encoding ATP-binding protein: protein MLLVERADELDLLRRRFADCRRGRGRLVVVSGPVASGKTELLHTFAEHVAGTGARVLAAACAEDERGLPLAVVDQLLRQASPRGDGPAGPATRHASAAGDTAAEAVVVSQLGAALLDLAAGEPVLITVDDVHHADGPSLQCLLHVVRRLTAARIMLVLSESAYPRTWHPLLHAELLRHPHCGRVRLAPLSPSGVAELLGRRRGGPTASRLHGATGGNPLLVRALLDDHEDRAVPAQRGGGVVPGEAFDLAVASVVHRLPPELLAVARACAVLGEPVEAEVVAALAAVDPAAVPAALHQLDRTGLLDGGRFRLPAARDGVLGGIAPSALSRLHALAARLRHRHSAPVAVVTGHLLAAALPPEPWAVDVLEDAASAAVAGGDTALAVRCLELARAGCRDPRRNVELRMALASVLWDVNPIAAADHLDALTEAARSGALARRHTGRLVRLLLWNGRAAEAAEVLGTERPPGAGDLSVTRAWLRCTYPALAAEPAAEPTGHPRAAHAVTGERVEAISALSAVLSGMSDEGVVARAEQVLRSTRLICVGLEPVVWSLLVLVYGDRVHRAEPFIAEYARQAEERGTPAARGKLSAVRALIALRTGDLAAAEGAALAALEHLPSTGWGIGVGLPQSLLVRATTARGRYDEAARLLGQQMPEAMFDSRYAVQYIHARGHFYLATGALEAARRDFVWCGELMGDWGIDAPALVPWRSDLAETELRLGDPDRAADLAHAQLGIAGDRLPRARGLALRQAAATAEPAVRLAHLHEAVELLQAVGDRYELARALGDLSHALHALGESNRARLVARRAWRTALECGAEPLLEALGPTAGVGAAGGDTADPRALSEAERRVGGLATLGYSNRDIARKLYITVSTVEQHLTRVYRKLGVHRRSELPASLQLAGADPA, encoded by the coding sequence ATGCTTCTCGTCGAACGGGCCGACGAACTCGACCTGCTGCGACGGCGGTTCGCCGACTGCCGGCGGGGCCGCGGGCGCCTGGTGGTCGTGAGCGGGCCCGTGGCCAGCGGCAAGACCGAACTCCTCCACACCTTCGCCGAGCACGTCGCCGGAACCGGCGCGCGGGTGCTCGCCGCCGCGTGCGCCGAGGACGAGCGCGGGCTGCCGCTGGCCGTGGTGGACCAGCTCCTGCGCCAGGCGTCCCCGCGGGGCGACGGGCCCGCCGGTCCCGCCACCCGCCACGCTTCGGCCGCCGGCGACACCGCCGCCGAGGCCGTCGTCGTGTCACAGCTCGGCGCGGCCCTGCTCGACCTGGCCGCCGGGGAACCGGTGCTCATCACCGTCGACGACGTCCACCACGCCGACGGGCCGTCCTTGCAGTGCCTGCTGCACGTCGTCCGCCGGCTCACCGCGGCGCGCATCATGCTGGTGCTGTCCGAGAGCGCGTACCCGCGCACGTGGCACCCGCTGCTCCACGCCGAGCTGCTGCGGCACCCCCACTGCGGGCGCGTCCGGCTGGCACCGCTCTCGCCGTCGGGCGTCGCCGAGCTGCTGGGGCGCCGCCGGGGCGGCCCGACCGCGTCCCGGCTGCACGGGGCGACCGGCGGCAACCCGCTACTGGTGCGGGCGCTGCTCGACGACCACGAGGACCGGGCCGTGCCGGCCCAGCGCGGCGGGGGTGTGGTGCCCGGTGAGGCGTTCGACCTGGCGGTCGCCTCGGTGGTGCACCGGTTGCCGCCGGAGCTGCTCGCCGTCGCGCGGGCCTGCGCCGTGCTGGGCGAGCCCGTCGAGGCGGAGGTGGTGGCCGCGCTGGCCGCCGTCGACCCGGCCGCCGTGCCCGCCGCGCTGCACCAGCTCGACCGCACGGGACTGCTGGACGGCGGCCGGTTCCGGCTCCCCGCCGCGCGGGACGGCGTGCTCGGCGGGATCGCGCCGAGCGCGCTGTCCCGGCTGCACGCCCTGGCGGCCCGGCTGCGCCACCGCCACAGCGCGCCGGTGGCCGTGGTCACCGGGCACCTGCTGGCCGCTGCCCTCCCGCCCGAGCCCTGGGCCGTCGACGTGCTGGAGGACGCCGCGAGCGCCGCCGTCGCCGGCGGGGACACCGCGCTCGCCGTGCGGTGCCTGGAGCTGGCCCGCGCCGGGTGCCGCGACCCGCGTCGCAACGTCGAGCTGCGGATGGCGCTGGCGTCGGTGCTCTGGGACGTCAACCCGATCGCCGCCGCCGACCACCTCGACGCGCTCACCGAGGCCGCCAGGTCCGGCGCGCTGGCCCGGCGCCACACCGGCCGGCTGGTCCGCCTCCTGCTGTGGAACGGGCGCGCCGCCGAGGCGGCCGAGGTGCTCGGCACGGAGCGCCCGCCGGGGGCAGGCGACCTCTCGGTGACCCGTGCGTGGCTGCGCTGCACCTATCCGGCGCTGGCCGCCGAGCCCGCGGCGGAGCCCACCGGCCACCCGCGAGCGGCGCACGCCGTGACCGGCGAGCGCGTGGAGGCGATCTCCGCGCTCTCGGCGGTGCTCAGCGGGATGTCGGACGAGGGCGTGGTGGCGCGGGCCGAGCAGGTGCTGCGCAGCACCCGGCTGATCTGCGTCGGCCTCGAACCCGTGGTGTGGTCCCTGCTCGTGCTGGTCTACGGCGACCGGGTGCACCGCGCCGAGCCGTTCATCGCGGAGTACGCGCGGCAGGCGGAGGAGCGCGGCACCCCCGCGGCGCGCGGGAAGCTCTCCGCCGTCCGCGCCCTGATCGCCCTGCGCACGGGTGACCTCGCGGCGGCCGAGGGCGCGGCGCTCGCCGCGCTGGAGCACCTGCCCTCGACCGGCTGGGGGATCGGTGTCGGCCTGCCGCAGTCCCTGCTGGTGCGCGCGACCACCGCGCGCGGCCGCTACGACGAGGCCGCCCGGCTGCTCGGGCAGCAGATGCCGGAGGCGATGTTCGACAGCCGGTACGCGGTGCAGTACATCCACGCCCGCGGGCACTTCTACCTCGCCACCGGGGCCCTGGAGGCGGCGCGGCGGGACTTCGTCTGGTGCGGCGAGCTGATGGGGGACTGGGGTATCGACGCGCCCGCGCTGGTGCCCTGGCGCAGCGACCTCGCGGAGACCGAGCTGCGACTGGGCGACCCGGACCGGGCCGCCGACCTGGCGCACGCGCAGCTCGGCATCGCCGGTGACCGGCTGCCGCGGGCCCGCGGCCTCGCGCTGCGCCAAGCCGCCGCGACCGCGGAGCCCGCGGTGCGGCTGGCGCACCTGCACGAGGCGGTCGAGCTGTTGCAGGCCGTCGGCGACCGGTACGAGCTGGCCCGCGCGCTCGGCGACCTCAGCCACGCGCTGCACGCGCTCGGCGAGTCCAACCGCGCCCGGTTGGTGGCCCGGAGGGCTTGGCGGACCGCCCTCGAATGCGGGGCCGAGCCGCTGCTGGAGGCGCTGGGGCCGACCGCGGGTGTCGGCGCGGCGGGTGGCGACACCGCCGACCCCCGTGCGCTGAGCGAGGCCGAGCGCCGGGTCGGCGGGCTGGCCACGCTCGGCTACAGCAACCGGGACATCGCACGCAAGCTCTACATCACCGTCAGCACCGTCGAGCAGCACCTCACGCGGGTCTACCGCAAGCTCGGCGTCCACCGCCGGTCCGAGCTGCCCGCGAGCCTCCAGCTCGCGGGAGCCGACCCGGCCTGA
- a CDS encoding class I SAM-dependent methyltransferase has product MGETTRKPANTDAVTSRVIRAAGGHEAELTALAGELGLGGLVPVLLSEVLFRADPAPVRVPSLVELVVEHDGQRSSHVLRVAADQPPTPSDEPPDQAVMRVEYRLTDLARELFGPPRDRQSGVRGTRMFPYAPQDGGVPALLEFFAAEVPYPVFLHSVFQATEVVLSGCASRPPDLERLAVKHFSDKWGGLHWFTPHYDRHFRALRGAEVRVLEIGIGGYGHPEAGGGSLKMWKHYFPRGHVFGLDIFDKSHLDEQRITTLRGDQSDPEQLVGIARRHGPFDVVIDDGSHVNEHIRTSFRTLFPFVRPGGRYVIEDLWTAFCPGFGGAEDPARHQGTSLGLLKSLVDALQDEERPPASGEPDVAPAIRGALTGLHVYHNIAFLEKGRNDEGGVPAWVPRSIDALVPPGTS; this is encoded by the coding sequence GTGGGAGAGACGACGCGGAAGCCCGCGAACACCGACGCCGTGACCAGCCGGGTCATCCGCGCGGCGGGCGGTCACGAGGCCGAGCTGACCGCGCTGGCCGGCGAACTGGGTCTCGGCGGGCTGGTGCCGGTCCTGCTGTCGGAGGTGCTGTTCCGCGCCGACCCGGCGCCGGTGCGGGTGCCGTCACTGGTGGAGCTGGTCGTCGAGCACGACGGGCAGCGGTCGAGCCACGTGCTGAGGGTGGCCGCGGACCAGCCGCCCACCCCGTCGGACGAGCCGCCGGACCAGGCCGTGATGCGCGTGGAGTACCGGCTCACCGATCTGGCGCGCGAGCTGTTCGGCCCACCGCGGGACAGGCAGTCGGGGGTGCGCGGCACCCGGATGTTCCCCTACGCGCCCCAGGACGGCGGGGTGCCCGCGTTGCTGGAGTTCTTCGCCGCCGAGGTGCCGTACCCGGTGTTCCTGCACTCGGTGTTCCAGGCGACCGAGGTCGTGCTGTCCGGCTGCGCGTCCCGGCCTCCGGACCTGGAGCGGCTGGCCGTCAAGCACTTCTCCGACAAGTGGGGCGGGCTGCACTGGTTCACCCCGCACTACGACCGGCACTTCCGCGCGCTGCGCGGTGCCGAGGTGCGCGTGCTGGAGATCGGCATCGGCGGTTACGGCCACCCCGAGGCGGGCGGCGGCTCGTTGAAGATGTGGAAGCACTACTTCCCGCGCGGGCACGTGTTCGGTTTGGACATCTTCGACAAGTCCCACCTGGACGAGCAGCGGATCACCACGCTGCGCGGTGACCAGAGCGACCCGGAGCAGCTGGTCGGGATCGCGCGGCGGCACGGGCCGTTCGACGTCGTCATCGACGACGGCAGCCACGTCAACGAGCACATCCGCACCTCGTTCCGCACGCTGTTCCCGTTCGTGCGCCCCGGCGGGCGCTACGTCATCGAGGACCTGTGGACGGCGTTCTGCCCCGGTTTCGGCGGCGCCGAGGACCCGGCCCGCCACCAGGGGACGAGCCTCGGGCTGCTCAAGTCGCTCGTGGACGCGTTGCAGGACGAGGAGCGGCCACCGGCCTCGGGCGAGCCCGATGTCGCCCCCGCGATCCGGGGGGCGCTGACCGGGCTGCACGTCTACCACAACATCGCGTTCCTGGAGAAGGGGCGCAACGACGAGGGCGGCGTGCCGGCGTGGGTGCCGCGCTCGATCGACGCGCTGGTCCCGCCGGGCACGTCCTGA
- a CDS encoding PadR family transcriptional regulator: MSLRFAVLGLLAIHEASGYELAKHFETTLPEVWFARNNQLYAELAKLTADGYAEVVEEGPRGRRVYAATGAGRVELSRWLVDEEPDRNLRSETALRDFLTLELPRDQALKVLHREIDFLTSKLEQIGHLLQRMAGLVPDHDIRALSTERRRLLAEARLAWAREAVRRIERRDA, translated from the coding sequence ATGTCCCTGAGGTTCGCCGTGCTCGGGCTGCTCGCCATCCACGAAGCGAGCGGCTACGAGCTGGCCAAGCACTTCGAGACCACCCTGCCCGAGGTCTGGTTCGCCCGGAACAACCAGCTCTACGCCGAGCTGGCCAAGCTCACCGCCGACGGCTACGCCGAGGTGGTGGAGGAGGGTCCGCGCGGGCGGCGGGTGTACGCCGCCACCGGGGCCGGCCGCGTCGAGCTGTCCCGGTGGCTGGTCGACGAGGAGCCCGACCGCAACCTGCGCAGCGAGACGGCGCTGCGCGACTTCCTGACCCTGGAGCTGCCCCGCGACCAGGCGTTGAAGGTCCTCCACCGCGAAATCGACTTCCTCACCTCGAAGCTGGAGCAGATCGGGCACCTGCTCCAGCGGATGGCCGGGTTGGTGCCGGACCACGACATCCGCGCGCTGTCCACCGAACGCCGCCGCCTGCTCGCCGAGGCGCGGCTGGCCTGGGCGCGGGAGGCGGTGCGCCGCATCGAGCGGCGCGACGCCTGA
- a CDS encoding KedN5 family methylcobalamin-dependent radical SAM C-methyltransferase, translating into MLHIRLVQQGAWDMPVDSMPLAVGYLKATLDADDALTDEVSTEIRNFRGGRTLQEMAKELFGDRVPDVLAFSVLGWNYRSFGVLAETFKQLNPGGLVVFGGNHVAYQSERVFRELPWVDVVVNGEGEHTFHELVRYLLLHPGERDPADVEGLSYRRPDGEHVTTKDRDRINDLDVIPSPFLTGAIPMADAAGGFRYDVALMETNRGCPYKCSFCYWGGAVGQKMRSFSIGRLAEELDLFAFHRAPSLVLCDSNFGLLEADQEFVELVIKAKEKYGYPQALITSWAKNKSQRFYHIVRRLKQHGLQSLFTLALQTLDDTALTDMLRKNMKVNQWESLVDWLTEEGLECYGELIWGAPGETPESFLRGYDRLAKKVSRIAVYPMLLLPNTSYVENREVHGFVTVRGEDDDFEYVLANRTATLAENLEMQRFVFWARVLGEQQYLRHAWKPLLDVAGITQSQAILGVKEYFEDHRDDDPAAAAFLARIPMLAESPAIADALRSLHSRPELRELIRRWWHERVVPAFPEEWREFAEALYDFEQWSRQVYVEPGGVLPPAWHETGDGEWYESEPVTFAFDLPAALENWSDTVQTGPKREDTTLVFVARAGYYENLDNYEIAAQHLATPKRATSSLER; encoded by the coding sequence ATGTTGCACATCCGCCTCGTCCAGCAGGGCGCCTGGGACATGCCGGTCGACTCGATGCCGCTGGCGGTCGGCTACTTGAAGGCGACCCTCGACGCGGACGACGCGCTCACCGACGAGGTGTCCACCGAGATCCGCAACTTCCGCGGCGGCCGGACGCTCCAGGAGATGGCCAAGGAGCTGTTCGGTGACCGCGTGCCCGACGTCCTGGCGTTCTCGGTGCTCGGTTGGAACTACCGCAGCTTCGGCGTGCTCGCCGAGACGTTCAAGCAGCTCAACCCCGGCGGGCTGGTGGTGTTCGGCGGCAACCACGTCGCCTACCAGTCCGAGCGGGTGTTCCGCGAGTTGCCGTGGGTGGACGTCGTCGTCAACGGCGAGGGCGAGCACACCTTCCACGAGTTGGTGCGCTACCTGCTCCTGCACCCTGGCGAGCGCGACCCGGCCGACGTCGAGGGGCTGTCCTACCGCCGTCCCGACGGCGAGCACGTCACCACGAAGGACCGCGACCGCATCAACGACCTCGACGTCATACCCTCGCCGTTCCTCACCGGCGCCATCCCGATGGCCGACGCCGCCGGCGGCTTCCGCTACGACGTCGCGCTCATGGAGACCAACCGCGGGTGCCCGTACAAGTGCTCGTTCTGCTACTGGGGCGGCGCGGTGGGGCAGAAGATGCGCTCGTTCTCCATCGGGCGCCTCGCCGAGGAGCTCGACCTGTTCGCCTTCCACCGGGCGCCGTCGCTGGTGCTGTGCGACTCGAACTTCGGGCTGCTGGAAGCCGACCAGGAGTTCGTCGAGCTGGTGATCAAGGCCAAGGAGAAGTACGGCTACCCGCAGGCGCTGATCACGAGCTGGGCGAAGAACAAGTCGCAGCGGTTCTACCACATCGTGCGCAGGCTCAAGCAGCACGGCTTGCAGAGCCTGTTCACCCTCGCCCTACAGACCCTCGACGACACCGCGCTCACCGACATGCTGCGCAAGAACATGAAGGTGAACCAGTGGGAGAGCCTGGTCGACTGGCTCACCGAGGAAGGGCTGGAGTGCTACGGCGAGCTGATCTGGGGCGCGCCGGGCGAGACGCCGGAGTCGTTCCTGCGCGGCTACGACCGGCTCGCCAAGAAGGTCTCGCGCATCGCGGTGTACCCGATGCTGCTGCTGCCCAACACCTCCTACGTGGAGAACCGCGAGGTGCACGGGTTCGTGACCGTGCGCGGCGAGGACGACGACTTCGAGTACGTGCTCGCCAACCGCACCGCCACGCTGGCGGAGAACCTGGAGATGCAGCGGTTCGTGTTCTGGGCGCGCGTGCTCGGCGAGCAGCAGTACCTGCGCCACGCCTGGAAACCGTTGTTGGACGTCGCCGGCATCACGCAGTCCCAGGCCATACTCGGGGTGAAGGAGTACTTCGAGGACCACCGCGACGACGACCCGGCCGCGGCCGCGTTCCTGGCCCGTATCCCGATGCTGGCGGAGTCGCCCGCCATCGCCGACGCGCTGCGGTCGCTGCACAGCCGGCCCGAGCTGCGCGAGTTGATCCGACGCTGGTGGCACGAGCGCGTGGTGCCCGCGTTCCCGGAGGAGTGGCGGGAGTTCGCCGAGGCGCTCTACGACTTCGAGCAGTGGTCGCGCCAGGTGTACGTCGAGCCGGGCGGCGTGCTGCCACCGGCCTGGCACGAGACCGGGGACGGCGAGTGGTACGAGAGCGAGCCGGTGACGTTCGCCTTCGACCTGCCCGCCGCGCTGGAGAACTGGTCCGACACCGTGCAGACCGGTCCCAAGCGGGAGGACACCACGTTGGTCTTCGTCGCGCGGGCGGGTTACTACGAGAACCTGGACAACTACGAGATCGCCGCGCAGCACCTGGCCACGCCGAAGCGCGCGACGTCATCGCTGGAGCGGTGA